Proteins encoded in a region of the Micropterus dolomieu isolate WLL.071019.BEF.003 ecotype Adirondacks linkage group LG07, ASM2129224v1, whole genome shotgun sequence genome:
- the esyt3 gene encoding extended synaptotagmin-3 produces MASAGQMQPSGPGEGAGLGESLSIHDSTEKLNSSAVNRILMEFLSYFGRAVLVFYPVYLAGYLGFSISWVLLCMVLATWWKKNRQWKETRIGTAIDFVDNETPLINKELRSALQMASWVQFPDVEKVEWLNKVLEQAWPFFGMFMEKLLKENIQPAIRLSSPALKMFAFTKVHFGRVPLKITGMKAYTDEVDQRQVVLDLNLSYEGDVDINAVVKEPIRAGIKELKLKGMLRVILEPLIGEAPLVGGVTYFFIRRPTLKIDWTGMTNLLDSPGFSSLSDETIMDNIASLMVLPNRMCVPLIDQVKVDQMRFPLPRGVVRVHLVEARDLEAKDTYMMGLVKGKSDPYAKLRVGNRQFKSKTIKENLHPVWKEVYEFVVHEAPGQELEMEVYDEDTDKDDFLGKYNLDLGDVKRDKEIDQWFPLEGVESGEVHLKLQWFSLKSDPSLLTESADGLACAMLAVYLDNATNLPKNHSEITENQKHGKHTREARLTKRVACPNSYVEFSIDKVVQKSKIVFASKDPVWEEGFTFFVHNVNTQQLMIQVKEHEKKSQLGVFNLPLCRLLNTSDLTLDQFFPLERSGANSQIKMKATLRILAVEKPPPKIVHKSPPQVKPQTNQGGNAPASSAAVSSNTVPASQASSPTPAANVQNGSNTVQNGSNTEYSTHRRSSLLASETYRPPSSVSNMRRYDSHSLLSENSIASSRFDLSEGASYPEAIRNHQGSFGEIYLSVRYATLRKKLVITVGACRNLFRFSAAGTDSYVRLYLLPDHSWKHRKKTHVKRKTVNPSFDDKFEFDVSLEEAKTRKLDVSVKNGKMLHSRERKDIGMVMLDFSQVDLTKGIANWFELTLPGLNNSSYGAER; encoded by the exons ATGGCATCCGCCGGACAGATGCAGCCCAGCGGGCCGGGGGAGGGAGCGGGGCTCGGGGAAAGCCTGTCCATCCACGACAGCACAGAGAAGCTGAACTCCTCCGCTGTCAATCGCATCCTGATGGAGTTCTTGTCTTACTTTGGCAGAGCCGTGCTCGTCTTCTACCCCGTGTATCTGGCGGGATATCTGGGCTTCAGTATCAGCTGGGTGCTGCTGTGCATGGTGCTTGCAACTTGGTGGAAAAAAAATCGCCAGTGGAAAGAGACCCGGATCGGAACCGCCATCGATTTTGTGGATAATGAAACACCTTTGATCAACAAGGAGCTGCGAAGTGCCTTGCAGATGGCATCATGG gTCCAATTTCCAGATGTTGAGAAAGTTGAATGGCTTAACAAG GTGTTGGAGCAGGCGTGGCCTTTCTTTGGGATGTTCATGGAGAAGCTCCTTAAAGAAAATATCCAGCCGGCCATCAGGCTCTCCAGCCCCGCGCtcaaaatgtttgctttcaCCAAGGTCCACTTTGGACGCGTA CCTCTGAAGATCACTGGAATGAAAGCATACACGGATGAAGTGGATCAGCGACAGGTGGTTCTGGACTTGAATTTAAG TTATGAGGGCGATGTGGACATCAACGCTGTGGTGAAGGAGCCAATCAGAGCCGGTATCAAGGAACTTAAA CTCAAGGGGATGCTGAGAGTCATTTTAGAGCCGCTTATTGGTGAAGCGCCACTTGTAGGAGGAGTCACCTACTTCTTCATTCGCCGGCCT ACCCTAAAAATCGACTGGACTGGCATGACCAACCTTTTGGACAGCCCTGGCTTCAG TTCGTTGTCTGACGAGACCATCATGGACAACATTGCCTCGCTCATGGTGTTGCCCAACCGCATGTGTGTGCCCCTCATAGACCAGGTCAAAGTGGACCAGATGAGGTTCCCACTACCTCGT GGTGTGGTCAGGGTCCACTTGGTCGAGGCCAGAGACCTGGAGGCCAAGGACACTTACATGATGGGTTTAGTGAAAGGCAAATCAGACCCCTACGCAAAACTCAGAGTCGGAAACCGCCAATTCAAAAGCAAGACCATCAAAGAGAATCTGCACCCCGTGTGGAAGGAAGTGTATGAG TTTGTCGTCCACGAGGCCCCGGGGCAAGAGCTGGAGATGGAGGTATATGACGAGGACACGGATAAAGATGACTTCCTTGGAAA GTATAACCTTGATTTGGGAGACGTGAAGAGGGATAAAGAAATTGATCAG TGGTTTCCCCTGGAAGGGGTTGAGAGTGGAGAAGTTCACCTCAAGCTGCAGTGGTTTTCCCTTAAGTCTGACCCCAGCCTGCTGACCGAG TCTGCAGACGGCCTTGCTTGTGCTATGCTTGCAGTGTATCTGGACAATGCTACAAACCTACCG AAAAACCACAGTGAGATCACCGAGAATCAGAAACACGGGAAGCACACAAGGGAAGCCCGG cTTACAAAGAGAGTTGCCTGTCCGAACTCCTATGTGGAATTTTCCATTGATAAAGTAGTTCAGAAAAGCAAG ATTGTGTTTGCATCTAAAGACCCGGTGTGGGAGGAGGGCTTCACCTTCTTTGTGCATAATGTCAATACACAGCAGCTCATGATTCAG GTTAAAGAGCACGAGAAGAAGTCTCAGCTCGGTGTTTTCAACTTGCCCCTGTGTCGTCTCCTCAACACCTCCGACTTGACTCTGGACCAGTTCTTCCCATTGGAGCGCTCCGGAGCAAACAGCCAGATCAAGATGAAAGCAACTCTCAGG ATTCTTGCTGTGGAAAAGCCTCCACCCAAGATTGTCCACAAATCTCCTCCCCAAGTCAAACCACAGACCAACCAAGGAGGTAACGCCCCAGCCTCCTCTGCGGCAGTTTCCTCCAACACCGTCCCTGCTAGCCAAGCCTCCTCTCCGACCCCGGCAGCTAATGTCCAGAATGGCTCTAATACGGTCCAGAATGGCTCTAATACGGAGTATTCAACTCACCGCCGCAGCTCCCTCCTGGCTTCTGAAACCTACCGGCCACCTTCTTCCGTATCCAACATGCGTCGGTATGACTCCCACAGCCTCCTGTCAGAGAACTCCATCGCTTCGTCACGTTTTGACCTTTCAGAAGGAGCCTCGTATCCAGA GGCTATCAGGAATCATCAGGGTTCGTTTGGGGAGATCTACCTGAGTGTACGCTATGCCACCCTGAGGAAAAAACTCGTCATCACAGTTGGCGCCTGCAG GAACTTATTCCGCTTCAGTGCGGCTGGCACAGACTCTTACGTCCGCCTGTATTTGCTCCCTGACCACTCCTGGAAACACCGCAAGAAAACACACGTCAAAAGGAAGACAGTCAATCCCTCCTTCGATGACAA